CGACAGAATCGGCCCGTTTCGGGCGGATTCTGTCGCAATTACGGGCGGGTGGCCGCGGTGCGGCGGGCGGCGGACATGCGGCGGGCGGCGGGGACCGCGGCGAGCAGGGCGCGGGCCTTGTTGTGGCACTCCAGGTCTTCGTGCTCGGGGACGGAGTCGGCGACGACGCCGGCGCCGGCCTGGACCGAGGCGCGGCCGGCATCGTCGACCACCAGGGTCCGGATCGCCAGCGCCGTGTCGACGTTGCCGGAGAAGTCGAGGTACCCCACCACGCCGGCGTAGGGGCCCCGCTTGGTGGGCTCCAGGTCGTCGATGATCTCCATCGCCCGCACCTTGGGCGCCCCCGACACCGTGCCGGCCGGCAGCGTCGCCCGCAGCACGTCGGCCGACGTGCGCCCCTCCGCCAGCTCGCCCGACACCTGCGACGTCAGGTGCATCACGTGGCTGTAGCGCTCCAGCGTGAGGTACTCGTCCATCTGCTCGGTGCCGAAGCGGACCACCCGACCCACGTCGTTGCGGGCCAGGTCGACCAGCATGACGTGCTCGGCGATCTCCTTCGGGTGCTCCCGCAGCTCCCCCGCCAGCCTCGCGTCCTCCTCGTCGGTGCGCCCCCGGCGGCGGGTACCGGCGATCGGGCGGGAGATGACCCGCCCCTCGCTCACCCGCACCATCGGCTCCGGCGACGACCCCACGAGGGTCAGCCCCGGCTGCCGCACGAAGTACATGTACGGGCTCGGGTTCACCTGGCGCAGCACCCGGTAGAAGTCGAACGGCTCGGCGCCGAGGTCGAAGTCGAAGCGCTGGGCCAGCACCACCTGGAAGATGTCGCCGGCCAGGATGTGCTCCCGGGCGGTCTCGACGGCCCGGCAGTACAGGTCCGAGCCCATCGTGGAGCGGACGTCGGGCGGCGGCTCGTCGGCCCGGGGCGGCTCGACCAGCGGCTCGGCCAGCCCCCGGGTGCCATCGGCGGCGAACTGCTCCAGCCGCACGACCGCCGAGTCGTACAGCTCGTCCAGCTCGGCGTCGGTCGCGCCCTCGGGGGCGATCACGTTGTCGATCAGCACCACCTGCTGGCGCCAGTGGTCGTAGGCGGCGATCTGGCCGATCACCGACACCACCGCGTCGGGGTGGCCCAGGTCGTCCTTGGGGACGTTGGGCAGGTGCTCCACCTCCCGCACCACGTCGTAGCCGAGGTAGCCGAGGAGCCCGCCGTGCAAGGGCGGCAGGTCGGGCAGCGTCGGCGCCCGCCAGGCGGCCAGCACCGCCTCGACCGCGGCGAGGATGCCCTGGTCACGGGGCACGCCA
This DNA window, taken from Acidimicrobiales bacterium, encodes the following:
- a CDS encoding chorismate-binding protein, translating into MVSPSRDDFRALARSHTVIPVWRELLADLTTPVAAFARVVGDEPGFLLESVEHGEARWSRWSFCGRNPLATLTARGLDVSTTGTLPAGVPRDQGILAAVEAVLAAWRAPTLPDLPPLHGGLLGYLGYDVVREVEHLPNVPKDDLGHPDAVVSVIGQIAAYDHWRQQVVLIDNVIAPEGATDAELDELYDSAVVRLEQFAADGTRGLAEPLVEPPRADEPPPDVRSTMGSDLYCRAVETAREHILAGDIFQVVLAQRFDFDLGAEPFDFYRVLRQVNPSPYMYFVRQPGLTLVGSSPEPMVRVSEGRVISRPIAGTRRRGRTDEEDARLAGELREHPKEIAEHVMLVDLARNDVGRVVRFGTEQMDEYLTLERYSHVMHLTSQVSGELAEGRTSADVLRATLPAGTVSGAPKVRAMEIIDDLEPTKRGPYAGVVGYLDFSGNVDTALAIRTLVVDDAGRASVQAGAGVVADSVPEHEDLECHNKARALLAAVPAARRMSAARRTAATRP